From a region of the Helianthus annuus cultivar XRQ/B chromosome 5, HanXRQr2.0-SUNRISE, whole genome shotgun sequence genome:
- the LOC110943585 gene encoding uncharacterized protein LOC110943585 produces the protein MYLKREIEAAVKTGRLAHLVKEIKEGGGDRKGRDAREPRRADVDMIRRRNEFDVTRSVKARILGSPNCMKAPILMPYLEENEVQRLPLNISAVIAGHKVSRIHVDGGSGVEVIYEHCFLRFDRDIRDRLEEDSIPLVGFNNSVSHPLGKIKLPFTVGVGDRVRTINLTFTVVRAPSKYNAILGRPGIGDLQAQASTPHGALVFQTPKGLAWVKSAYEVVTSVSKGEEPGKTPGKKVEEWVLCDKFPEQTVKVGSHLSDKCKSALKELLLHNLDVFAFQHGDMTGIPRSLTEHRLNTFTWAKPVRQKKRSMGPNKRRAACEETRKLLKAGIVREVKYPSWVANPVMVQKKDGGWRMCIDFQDLNKACPKDCYPLPEIDTQVDSLSQYPLKCFLDAYKGYHQIQMSIEDEEKTAFITDEGTLCYTKMPFGLKNAGATYQRFMNTLFREQRGRNLEVYVDDIVIKSLTEAAMIDDIAETLNTMQDVNMKLNPGKCCFGVEEGNFLGVVVTKGGIRANPEKTQAVAEMRSPRSLRDIQQLNGRLIALNRFLSKVADKTLPFMKVLKDCIQTNKFNWTTEAGTAFQEMKAYICKLPALATPVPWDPLLLYLSASKTTISAVMMVEREGKQIHIYFISRTVKGPGERYMPLEKLALALVFASWRLRRYFQGDKVTLVTDQPLQKVLRKPEQSGRLAKWAVELGEHSLEFKPRIATKGQILVDFLVEVPEDEERELQKWETLEEEERRRGDEAVWKLFTDGASSEEGNGAGITLISPEGVELTYAIRLDFENTNNTAEYEVLLAGMRLAQKMKAKHVEASTDSQLVVKQYQGEYEAKDSIMARYVAKVKETAKAFRTFKLEYIPRGRNRKSDALSKLTSVAFDHLAKEVKVEVLTSPSLDVTEVATIEGSQETWMTPIVKFLRDGTLPEGEWAARKVRVKALQYELIGEELYRRSYLGPSLKCIDMEEAEYMIREMHEGICGMHSGPRTIVRRAMNAGFYWPRMYETASEEIKKCDNCQVHATMTHQHKHPMVPVSTSWPFQKWAIDIIGPFLEGPGGVKYVVVAIDYFTKWIEAKPLAKITGDQMRRFVLDNIVCRYGVPKELVSDNGVQFAERPFKPWCEQMRIQQVFTSVTHAQSNGLVERANQSVIKGMKGRLGRKQKGWLEELPFVLWAYRTTLKSCNGETPFSLTYGTEAMIPAEIGSHTARMKLRDEENEQDLRMNLNLLEERREVAAVKEAHYKKLLASYYNARMKKLNLIPGDLVLRANEASLQENTGKLGPNWEGPYRVTWANGKGTCKLETLEGKEVPRTWNLMQLRKYYM, from the coding sequence ATGTACCTCAAGAGGGAAATAGAGGCGGCGGTGAAGACAGGAAGACTGGCGCACCTGGTCAAGGAGATCAAAGAAGGGGGAGGGGATCGTAAGGGAAGAGATGCAAGAGAGCCGCGGAGGGCAGATGTTGATATGAtaagaaggagaaatgaattcGATGTTACCCGGAGTGTTAAGGCTAGAATCCTAGGCTCTCCAAACTGCATGAAAGCTCCCATCCTCATGCCGTACTTAGAAGAAAACGAAGTACAACGGCTTCCGCTAAATATCTCAGCAGTGATAGCTGGACACAAAGTGTCCAGAATACACGTGGACGGAGGATCCGGCGTCGAAGTAATATATGAACATTGCTTCCTCAGGTTCGATAGAGATATAAGAGATAGACTGGAGGAGGACTCTATCCCGTTGGTGGGATTCAACAACAGTGTGTCACATCCTCTAGGAAAGATCAAGCTCCCATTTACGGTTGGCGTAGGGGATAGGGTCCGGACAATCAATTTAACCTTCACTGTGGTCAGGGCACCCTCCAAGTACAACGCGATTTTGGGAAGACCTGGGATTGGAGATCTACAAGCACAAGCATCTACTCCTCACGGAGCGTTGGTATTCCAAACACCGAAGGGTCTTGCATGGGTGAAGTCAGCTTATGAAGTTGTCACTTCAGTATCCAAAGGGGAGGAACCAGGGAAGACCCCAGGGAAGAAGGTGGAAGAGTGGGTCCTCTGTGATAAGTTCCCAGAACAAACAGTCAAGGTAGGAAGCCACCTAAGTGACAAATGCAAGAGTGCCCTGAAGGAATTACTCCTCCATAACCTAGACGTGTTTGCATTCCAACACGGGGACATGACGGGAATTCCCAGAAGCCTGACGGAACACCGGCTCAACACCTTCACATGGGCGAAACCAGTGAGGCAAAAGAAGCGAAGCATGGGGCCAAACAAGAGAAGGGCTGCTTGTGAAGAGACCCGCAAACTGCTCAAAGCGGGGATAGTCAGGGAAGTCAAATACCCATCCTGGGTTGCCAACCCAGTTATGGTTCAGAAAAAAGATGGGGGAtggaggatgtgcatcgatttccAAGACTTAAACAAAGCATGCCCCAAGGACTGTTATCCCCTCCCGGAGATAGACACCCAGGTCGACTCCCTGTCCCAGTACCCACTGAAGTGCTTCCTAGACGCCTACAAGGGATACCACCAAATACAGATGTcaatagaagatgaagaaaagaccGCTTTCATCACCGATGAGGGAACATTATGCTATACTAAGATGCCCTTCGGTCTCAAAAACGCGGGGGCGACATACCAAAGGTTTATGAACACCTTGTTTAGGGAGCAAAGGGGAAGGAATCTAGAGGTGTATGTTGACGACATTGTCATCAAGAGTCTGACAGAAGCAGCCATGATAGACGACATAGCTGAGACTCTCAACACAATGCAGGATGTAAACATGAAGCTGAACCCCGGGAAATGCTGTTTCGGGGTAGAGGAAGGAAATTTCCTGGGGGTGGTGGTAACTAAAGGAGGGATAAGGGCAAACCCAGAAAAAACCCAGGCCGTGGCCGAAATGCGCTCCCCCAGGTCCTTGAGGGACATCCAGCAATTAAACGGAAGGCTGATTGCGCTAAATCGTTTCTTATCAAAAGTGGCTGATAAAACCCTCCCTTTTATGAAGGTGTTAAAGGACTGCATCCAGACCAACAAATTCAACTGGACCACCGAGGCTGGAACTGCCTTTCAGGAAATGAAGGCCTACATCTGCAAGCTCCCAGCGTTAGCCACCCCGGTGCCCTGGGACCCGCTGCTCCTTTACCTATCTGCCTCTAAAACAACCATAAGCGCGGTCATGATGGTGGAACGGGAGGGGAAACAGATCCACATATATTTCATCAGCAGAACAGTCAAGGGGCCCGGGGAACGGTACATGCCTCTAGAAAAACTTGCATTAGCCCTGGTCTTTGCATCTTGGAGGCTCAGAAGATACTTCCAAGGGGATAAGGTCACCTTAGTCACTGATCAACCCCTCCAGAAAGTGCTTAGAAAGCCGGAACAGTCAGGACGACTGGCTAAATGGGCCGTAGAACTGGGAGAACACTCTCTAGAGTTCAAGCCAAGGATAGCCACGAAGGGACAGATACTGGTCGACTTCCTAGTAGAAGTACCCGAGGACGAAGAGAGGGAattacaaaagtgggaaactttGGAGGAGGAAGAAAGAAGGAGGGGGGACGAAGCCGTCTGGAAGTTGTTCACTGATGGAGCATCCAGTGAAGAAGGGAATGGTGCAGGCATCACGTTGATAAGCCCCGAGGGGGTTGAGCTGACATATGCTATAAGGCTAGATTTCGAAAACACCAACAAtaccgccgaatacgaagtcctcCTAGCAGGGATGAGATTGGCACAGAAGATGAAAGCAAAACACGTGGAGGCTAGTACCGATTCACAGTTGGTGGTGAAGCAGTATCAGGGGGAATATGAAGCGAAGGATAGCATCATGGCTCGGTATGTGGCGAAAGTTAAAGAGACAGCTAAGGCATTCAGAACCTTCAAACTGGAATACATCCCCCGAGGGAGGAACAGAAAGTCTGATGCACTCAGCAAGTTAACTTCAGTAGCATTCGACCACCTCGCGAAGGAGGTCAAAGTAGAGGTCTTGACATCCCCCTCCCTGGACGTAACGGAAGTAGCCACAATCGAAGGTTCCCAAGAAACATGGATGACTCCAATCGTTAAATTCCTCCGGGACGGGACTTTGCCCGAGGGGGAATGGGCGGCCAGAAAGGTAAGAGTCAAGGCCTTACAGTATGAACTAATTGGAGAAGAACTATACCGAAGGTCGTATCTGGGCCCGTCCCTAAAGTGCATAGACATGGAAGAGGCCGAATATATGATCAGGGAAATGCACGAGGGAATCTGTGGAATGCACTCAGGACCGAGAACGATTGTAAGAAGGGCAATGAACGCAGGATTCTACTGGCCGCGAATGTACGAGACGGCATCTGAAGAGATCAAGAAGTGTGATAACTGCCAAGTACATGCAACAATGACCCACCAACATAAACACCCTATGGTCCCGGTCTCGACGTCTTGGCCATTTCAAAAATGGGCCATAGACATAATTGGGCCTTTTCTAGAGGGCCCCGGGGGGGTCAAATACGTGGTAGTGGCCATTGATTATTTCACTAAGTGGATCGAAGCGAAACCCCTGGCAAAGATCACCGGAGATCAAATGAGGCGGTTCGTACTGGATAACATCGTGTGCAGGTATGGGGTCCCGAAGGAACTGGTGAGTGACAATGGGGTGCAATTCGCCGAGAGACCCTTCAAGCCATGGTGCGAACAAATGAGAATCCAACAGGTATTCACCTCTGTAACCCATGCCCAAAGTAACGGATTGGTAGAAAGAGCCAACCAGAGCGTTATCAAAGGAATGAAGGGCAGGCTTGGGAGGAAACAGAAGGGCTGGCTAGAAGAACTTCCATTTGTGTTATGGGCATACCGAACCACTCTCAAAAGTTGCAATGGGGAGACCCCATTCAGCCTTACCTACGGGACGGAAGCCATGATCCCTGCAGAGATCGGGTCCCATACCGCCCGGATGAAGCTGAGGGATGAGGAGAACGAGCAGGATCTAAGAATGAACCTGAACTTATTGGAAGAAAGAAGGGAAGTAGCAGCAGTGAAAGAAGCTCACTACAAAAAACTCCTGGCAAGTTACTACAACGCACGGATGAAGAAGCTCAACCTCATCCCAGGGGACCTAGTCCTTAGAGCCAACGAGGCCAGTTTACAGGAAAACACCGGGAAGTTGGGACCTAACTGGGAAGGCCCATATAGAGTCACATGGGCAAACGGGAAGGGAACGTGCAAGTTGGAGACTTTGGAAGGAAAAGAGGTCCCCAGGACCTGGAACCTGATGCAGCTCAGGAAGTATTACATGTAA
- the LOC110943584 gene encoding probable receptor-like protein kinase At1g11050, with product MLFYGKLFSRLNLEGTLVSKDSSFSGPFSIFGLPKRKVQSGQCGLPHRPVVNLLFFLIVLCIFSYLSHSKNSSLCPIDFNYVNTFPWDISDCSTTATATATENCCSSLGGLFRIGLAHHLKKTKTFYLPNPQSSASCISDFQSRLSSISVAHPFSTCHSSTNEFVASPSNCDGIVTLLDWVDRIGPNTVLQFSCDGDLAEFLRCRSYLEARMDVNSNLVSLSQNSSKCLAFTALYAAGIVNSYGPDDIRTAKCILGISLSKSRSNSRSKENTIYAVLGALIGTLVFVGASGIYRRYNNKRKETQSHRDYVRDVKARVLPNTGAKWFCIAELDVATNRFSQQNLIGQGGFGVVYKGTLSDGTLVAVKKMMSFDTQADNDFVNEAEIISKIRHRNLLPLRGFCVTSDPIQGNERYLVYDYMPNGSLHDHIFDKSTSNHKRLSWPQRKSIILDVAKGLSYLHNEIKPAIFHRDIKATNILLDSNMRALVADFGLAKQSRDGQSWITTRVAGTYGYVAPEYALYGQLTSKIDVYSFGIIVLEIMSGRKVLEEVKGEMVKSDRIEEVFDDSLKGEGTLPKGVMARFVKVGLVCAHALVALRPTILEALKMLEGDIDIPRLLDRPPPFCHDPFRSSFRHSNSLWLSSEGSMASSSVGALAFLLRKRHPLIS from the exons ATGCTGTTTTATGGAAAG CTGTTTTCCCGCTTAAATTTAGAAGGGACCTTGGTGAGCAAGGATAGTTCGTTTAGTGGGCCTTTTAGTATTTTTGGGCTTCCAAAGAGAAAGGTCCAAAGCGGGCAATGTGGGCTCCCACACAGGCCCGTTGTCAACCTCTTATTCTTTCTCATTGTTCTCTGCATATTCTCCTACTTATCACATTCAAAAAATTCTTCTTTATGCCCCATAGATTTCAATTATGTGAATACCTTTCCATGGGACATCTCAGACTGCTCCACCACCGCAACCGCCACCGCTACGGAAAACTGCTGCTCATCTCTCGGTGGCCTCTTCCGCATCGGCCTCGCTCACCACCTCAAGAAAACTAAAACTTTCTATCTCCCAAACCCACAATCATCCGCTTCTTGCATCTCCGATTTCCAATCCCGCCTCTCTTCAATCTCCGTAGCACACCCCTTCTCTACTTGCCACAGCTCCACCAACGAGTTTGTTGCAAGCCCATCAAACTGTGATGGGATTGTCACGTTATTAGATTGGGTTGATAGGATTGGTCCCAACACTGTGCTACAGTTCTCTTGTGACGGAGATCTTGCTGAGTTTTTGAGGTGTAGGTCTTATCTTGAAGCACGTATGGATGTTAATTCTAACTTGGTATCATTGAGTCAAAACTCGAGTAAATGTTTGGCTTTTACTGCTCTATATGCTGCTGGAATAGTTAACAGTTATGGGCCTGATGATATCCGGACAGCCAAGTGTATACTTGGCATCTCTTTGTCCAAATCAAGATCAAATTCGAGATCGAAGGAAAATACCATTTATGCAGTTTTGGGGGCGTTGATAGGAACTCTTGTTTTTGTTGGAGCAAGTGGGATTTATAGGAGATATAATAACAAGAGGAAAGAAACCCAATCACATAGAGATTATGTAAGAGATGTAAAAGCTCGTGTTTTGCCCAACACAG gCGCAAAATGGTTTTGTATAGCCGAGCTTGATGTAGCTACGAACAGGTTTTCACAACAAAACTTGATAGGTCAAGGTGGGTTCGGGGTTGTTTACAAAGGAACACTTTCTGATGGAACACTTGTTGCAGTCAAGAAGATGATGAGCTTCGACACACAAGCAGACAATGATTTTGTTAATGAGGCTGAGATCATAAGCAAGATCCGGCATCGAAATCTTCTGCCCTTAAGAGGGTTTTGTGTAACGAGTGATCCGATACAAGGAAACGAAAGGTATCTTGTTTATGATTATATGCCAAATGGTAGTTTACAtgatcatattttcgacaaaagTACATCTAACCATAAGAGACTAAGTTGGCCTCAACGAAAATCGATCATACTTGATGTGGCTAAAGGGTTATCTTATTTGCACAATGAGATCAAGCCCGCAATCTTTCATCGTGATATTAAGGCAACCAACATTCTTTTGGATTCGAATATGAGAGCTCTAGTTGCGGATTTTGGGTTAGCCAAGCAAAGTAGAGATGGGCAGTCTTGGATAACTACGAGAGTTGCGGGAACATATGGATATGTAGCACCTGAGTACGCGCTCTATGGACAACTAACATCAAAGATTGATGTTTATAGTTTTGGGATTATAGTGCTTGAGATCATGAGTGGGAGAAAGGTGCTTGAAGAGGTGAAAGGGGAGATGGTGAAATCAGATCGAATTGAGGAGGTTTTTGATGATTCTCTAAAAGGAGAGGGAACCTTGCCTAAGGGTGTGATGGCAAGATTTGTAAAAGTTGGATTAGTTTGCGCACATGCGCTGGTGGCTCTACGACCAACGATTTTGGAAGCTCTAAAGATGTTGGAAGGTGACATTGATATCCCTCGATTGCTCGACCGACCACCGCCTTTTTGTCACGACCCTTTTAGGTCGAGTTTCCGGCATAGCAACAGTTTGTGGTTGAGTAGTGAAGGATCCATGGCCAGTTCAAGCGTAGGTGCGCTGgcatttctgctaagaaagaggcacccgttaatttcttaa